A single window of uncultured Ilyobacter sp. DNA harbors:
- a CDS encoding restriction endonuclease subunit S, whose product MEKRRQPKLRFPEFLGKWEKKKLGTIAKKNNIKNKDESVTNVFTNSAIQGIVNQQDYFDRDIANQNNLGGYYVVQKDDFIYNPRISKAAPVGPIKRNHLGEGVMSPLYSIFRFQKSDLIFLEFYFESTFWHKYMKGIANYGARHDRMNITNEDFFKMPIPVPSLPEQQKIASFLSSVDSKIEKLEKKKTLLDDYKRGVMQKIFSQEIRFRGEDGKEYPEWVEKRLGDMAHEVMYGMNAAATEFDGKHKYLRITDIDENSNKFAPNPLVSPLGEIEDKFKLKNNDLLFTRTGASTGKSYLYSDNDEELYFAGFLIKFSINQEHNSKFIFYNTLLKKYKNWVYVMSMRSGQPGINAEEYKSFKIDLPCLQEQEKIANFLSGIDRKIELVERETERMKEFKKGLLQQMFV is encoded by the coding sequence ATGGAAAAGAGAAGACAGCCGAAGCTGAGGTTCCCAGAGTTTTTAGGAAAATGGGAAAAAAAGAAATTGGGAACAATTGCTAAAAAAAATAATATAAAAAATAAAGATGAGTCCGTTACTAATGTTTTTACGAATTCTGCAATCCAAGGAATTGTTAATCAACAAGATTATTTTGATAGGGATATTGCCAATCAAAATAACCTTGGAGGCTATTATGTTGTACAAAAAGATGATTTTATATATAATCCTAGAATTTCAAAAGCTGCGCCTGTTGGTCCTATAAAAAGAAATCATCTCGGAGAAGGCGTTATGTCACCTTTATATTCTATTTTCAGATTTCAAAAATCTGACTTAATTTTTTTAGAATTTTATTTTGAAAGTACTTTTTGGCATAAATACATGAAGGGAATTGCTAATTACGGTGCTAGACACGACAGAATGAATATTACAAATGAGGATTTTTTTAAAATGCCTATTCCAGTCCCCTCCCTCCCTGAACAGCAAAAAATAGCCTCATTCCTCAGCTCGGTGGACAGCAAAATAGAGAAGCTGGAGAAGAAGAAGACCCTGCTAGACGATTACAAGAGGGGCGTAATGCAGAAGATCTTCTCGCAAGAGATAAGGTTTAGGGGCGAGGACGGGAAAGAGTACCCTGAGTGGGTGGAGAAGCGGTTGGGGGATATGGCTCATGAAGTGATGTATGGTATGAATGCTGCTGCAACAGAATTTGATGGAAAGCATAAATACCTGCGAATAACAGATATAGACGAAAATAGTAATAAGTTTGCTCCAAATCCTTTGGTTTCGCCTTTGGGTGAAATAGAAGATAAGTTTAAATTAAAAAATAATGATCTTTTATTTACTAGAACCGGTGCCAGTACGGGTAAATCTTACCTTTATTCAGATAATGATGAAGAACTGTATTTTGCGGGCTTCTTAATAAAGTTTTCAATAAATCAAGAACACAATTCTAAGTTTATTTTTTACAACACTTTATTAAAAAAGTATAAAAATTGGGTTTATGTAATGTCTATGAGATCAGGACAACCAGGAATTAATGCGGAAGAATATAAATCGTTTAAAATAGATCTGCCTTGCCTCCAAGAACAAGAGAAGATAGCCAACTTTCTGTCGGGCATAGACAGAAAGATAGAGCTGGTGGAGAGGGAAACGGAAAGGATGAAGGAGTTCAAGAAAGGACTGCTTCAGCAGATGTTTGTGTAG
- a CDS encoding PC4/YdbC family ssDNA-binding protein — protein sequence MADIKFEIIETLGVIGEGAKGWNKEVNLISWNGRAPKIDIRDWDENHEKMGKGITLSKEEAAKLLEILSEIK from the coding sequence ATGGCAGATATAAAATTTGAAATAATAGAAACCCTTGGAGTAATCGGCGAGGGTGCAAAGGGATGGAATAAAGAGGTAAACCTTATATCCTGGAACGGCAGAGCACCTAAAATAGACATCAGGGACTGGGATGAAAACCACGAGAAGATGGGGAAGGGCATTACGTTGTCTAAGGAAGAGGCTGCAAAACTACTTGAGATACTTAGTGAAATTAAATAA